From Verrucomicrobiota bacterium:
CCGGGCGTTCACGAGGAAGAGCGGCACTCCGCGGTCGCGCACGCGCCAGAGGAAGTTGGGCCAGATCTCCGCCTCGACGAGCACGACGGCGCGCGGGTTGATGAGGCCGAGCGCGCGCTTCACGGGCCCGCGGAGGTCCACGGGGTAGTAAAGCCTCAGGATGTGCGGCGGGAGTTTCCTTTCCAGTTCGCCCATGCCGGTGGTGGTGGTGGTGGTGACGACGAACTTGTGCAGCGGCAGGCGCGGCTCGAGCGCGGCGATGAGCTGCGTGCAGAGGTTGACCTCGCCGACGCTGACGGCGTGGAGCCAGAGCGTGTGGCTGTTGGTAAGCGCCTGCTTGACGCGCCCCTCGTAGCGGCCGAAGCGCTGCCCGAAGTTGCGCCGCCAGTTGCCGCGCCGCCGCATCTTCCAGAAGTAATACGGCGCGCTGAGCACGAAGAAGGCGATGAAGAGCAGATTGTAGAGCGCGCGCATGCGGACGGCGGCAACTTTGCACCTCGGACCTCGAACTGTGAACCTCGAACTGCCGGTGAAGACCACCCGGCCGCGTTCACCCCCGGAAGAACAGCAGCCACACGACAATGAGCATCGGCAGCATGAACGGCAGCGTGAACCTGAACACGTAGCCAAGGAAGGTCGGCGTGTGGACCTTTTGCTGATCGGCGATGGCTTTGACCATGAAGTTCGGGCCGTTGCCGATGTAAGTGTTCGCTCCGAAGAACACCGCGGCGACGCTGATGGCGACGAGCAGGCTGTTGAACCCGGGCTCCGCCATGAGGCGCGCGAACGCCGCCTTGTCCTCCAGCGCCGGCCCCGCCGCCGCGCTGAGGAAGCTCAGATACGTCGGCGCGTTGTCCAGCATGCTGCTGAGCGTGCCGCTGCCCCAATAGAAAAGCGACGCGGTCGGTGCGCCGAAGGACTTCGCGTTCGCGCCGAGCCAGTCCAGTGCGGGCATCATCGTTGCGAAGATGCCGACGAACAGGATCGCGACTTCCTGAATCGGGTGAAAGTTGAAGTGGTTCGCCTCGTGAATGTGCTTCCTGGTCGCGAACCACGAGCCAGCCGCCGCCGCGACCATCAGCCCTTCGCGCAGGAATGGCGGGTGGTTGATGAACACCGCGCCGAGGATCACCGCGAGGAAGAACACGTTCACGCCGCCCTCGAAGCGCCACGTGTCCGCAGGCTCGGCGAGTTGCTCGCGCACGGCCTTTGGCGCGCGGAGGTAGTTGCGACGGTCCACCATGTAGAACATCACGAGCAGGATGCCGAGTCCCGTCGCCCACATCGGCCAGCAGTGTTCGGCCACCCACCAGAACGGCACGCCCTTCAAGTAGCCGAGGAACAGCGGCGGGTCGCCGATGGGTGTGAGGCAGCCGCCGACATTCGACACGATGAAAATGAAGAACACGACGTGGTGCGCGGTGACGCGATACTTGTTCATCCGCAGCCACGGCCGGATGAGCAGCATCGAGGCGCCGGTCGTGCCGAGGACGTTGGAGATGAGCGCGCCGAAGAGCAGGAAGAGCACGTTGTCCACGGGCGTGGCCTCGCCCTTCACGGTGATGTGGATGCCGCCGCTGACGACAAACAGCGAGCCGATGAGGCAGATGAAGCTGACATATTCGATGCCCGTGTGCAGCACACGCGCGTAGGCTTGGAGGCCGAAGAGGTAGTAGCCGAGCGTCACCGCGCCGAGCGCGTAGGCGACCTTCGGATAATGGCGCGTCCACCAACCGGCGAAGAGCAGCGGCGCCAGCGCGATCGTCGCGAGCAAGGCGACGAATGGCAGGATCATCCATGGGTTCGGATGGATGGCTTCCGCGAGCATGAGCGCGGCGAGGCTACGGGCACGGCGAAGAAGGGGTCAAACGGAAAGCTCCGACCGTGAGGAATTGGAGGCCGCCTGCTCTGGAAATTACGACGGATCCAAGGCGCCCGCCTGGACGAGAACCTTGCGCACGCGCGCGACGAGTTCGGGCGCCCCGAACTACCGGGACGAATACGATCCGAGGCTCGAGTCGGGGCGCCGCGCACGCGATCGCATGACGGGTGATTACGTTGAAGATTAGCGTCTCAGATCACGAGGCGCACCG
This genomic window contains:
- a CDS encoding sodium:proton antiporter → MLAEAIHPNPWMILPFVALLATIALAPLLFAGWWTRHYPKVAYALGAVTLGYYLFGLQAYARVLHTGIEYVSFICLIGSLFVVSGGIHITVKGEATPVDNVLFLLFGALISNVLGTTGASMLLIRPWLRMNKYRVTAHHVVFFIFIVSNVGGCLTPIGDPPLFLGYLKGVPFWWVAEHCWPMWATGLGILLVMFYMVDRRNYLRAPKAVREQLAEPADTWRFEGGVNVFFLAVILGAVFINHPPFLREGLMVAAAAGSWFATRKHIHEANHFNFHPIQEVAILFVGIFATMMPALDWLGANAKSFGAPTASLFYWGSGTLSSMLDNAPTYLSFLSAAAGPALEDKAAFARLMAEPGFNSLLVAISVAAVFFGANTYIGNGPNFMVKAIADQQKVHTPTFLGYVFRFTLPFMLPMLIVVWLLFFRG